Proteins found in one Labrenzia sp. VG12 genomic segment:
- the iolE gene encoding myo-inosose-2 dehydratase: protein MILYGTNPIAWANDDDQSLGAHIPTQQILAEAAEIGFDGIENGHRWPDEPEALKQLLGSHGLKFVSGWYSLNLLAQSVEDEKKAIQPHLDKLKHNGCKVCIACETSNTIQGSDVDINTSPVLTAEEMTAFGAKVEELATFCAAQGIDLVYHHHMGTVVETLEEIDAFMSATGPATKLLFDAGHCYFGARGADPAPVLKKYAGRMKHFHAKNVRPAVMKDIRDNGKSFMDGVRAGVFTVPGDEDGGIDFKPLIQILKDNGYQGWIVIEAEQDPEVREPFQYQSLGLRTLKDIAKEVDLK, encoded by the coding sequence ATGATCCTTTACGGCACCAACCCGATTGCCTGGGCCAATGACGACGACCAGAGCCTTGGCGCACATATTCCGACGCAGCAGATCCTGGCGGAAGCCGCAGAGATCGGCTTTGACGGCATCGAGAACGGTCACCGCTGGCCGGACGAACCGGAAGCCCTGAAACAGCTGCTCGGCAGCCATGGCCTCAAGTTCGTCTCCGGCTGGTACTCGCTTAATTTGCTGGCGCAGTCTGTCGAGGACGAGAAAAAGGCGATCCAGCCGCATCTCGACAAGCTGAAACACAATGGCTGCAAGGTCTGCATTGCCTGCGAGACCTCCAACACCATTCAGGGATCTGATGTCGACATCAACACCAGCCCGGTTCTGACGGCGGAAGAAATGACCGCCTTTGGGGCAAAGGTGGAAGAGCTGGCCACCTTCTGTGCGGCGCAGGGCATTGATCTTGTCTACCATCACCACATGGGCACGGTTGTTGAGACGCTGGAAGAGATCGACGCCTTCATGTCGGCAACAGGACCAGCCACGAAGCTGCTCTTCGATGCCGGTCATTGCTACTTCGGCGCCAGGGGCGCTGACCCGGCCCCGGTCCTGAAGAAATACGCCGGCCGGATGAAACACTTCCATGCCAAGAACGTACGCCCCGCGGTCATGAAGGACATCCGCGACAACGGGAAATCCTTCATGGACGGCGTACGCGCCGGGGTCTTCACGGTGCCGGGGGATGAGGACGGCGGCATTGACTTCAAGCCGCTCATCCAGATCCTGAAGGACAATGGCTATCAGGGCTGGATCGTGATCGAGGCGGAACAGGACCCGGAGGTCCGCGAACCGTTCCAGTATCAGAGCCTGGGTCTCAGAACCCTGAAGGACATTGCAAAAGAGGTGGACCTTAAATGA
- the iolB gene encoding 5-deoxy-glucuronate isomerase — protein MSELLRKPDGTSGKVHDITVDTARGPKAPDWGYVGFGLYRLKAGETVSEQTGDREVILVMVEGKAGISTGGEDFGTQGERMSVFEQLPPHSVYVPNGTDWSATAVTDCTIGVCTAPGRGGHKARVLPTPEKVTRGKGANTRYIFPIAMEESDVADSLLVTEVFTPQGNWSSYPPHRHDEDNFPDMTYLEETYYHRLNPDQGYGHQRVFTEDGSLDETISMNSHDVVLVPKGHHPCGAPYGYEMYYLNVMAGPMRKWRFQNHPDHDWIAQRDAG, from the coding sequence ATGAGCGAGCTGCTCCGCAAACCCGATGGCACCAGCGGCAAGGTGCATGACATCACCGTCGACACCGCCAGGGGACCGAAGGCTCCGGACTGGGGCTACGTTGGCTTCGGCCTCTACCGCCTGAAAGCGGGCGAGACGGTCTCCGAGCAGACCGGCGACCGCGAGGTGATCCTGGTCATGGTCGAGGGCAAGGCCGGCATCTCCACCGGAGGCGAGGACTTCGGCACCCAGGGCGAACGCATGAGTGTCTTCGAACAGCTCCCGCCCCACAGCGTCTATGTGCCGAACGGCACGGACTGGTCGGCGACAGCCGTGACCGACTGCACGATCGGCGTCTGCACGGCGCCGGGCAGAGGCGGCCACAAGGCACGGGTCCTGCCGACACCGGAAAAGGTCACGCGCGGCAAGGGCGCCAACACGCGCTACATCTTCCCGATCGCCATGGAAGAATCTGACGTTGCCGACAGTCTTCTGGTGACGGAAGTGTTCACACCGCAGGGCAACTGGTCGTCCTATCCGCCACACCGGCATGACGAGGACAATTTCCCGGACATGACCTATCTGGAAGAAACCTATTATCACCGCCTGAACCCGGACCAGGGCTATGGCCACCAGCGGGTCTTCACCGAAGACGGCAGCCTGGACGAGACCATTTCCATGAACAGCCATGACGTGGTGCTGGTCCCCAAGGGCCACCATCCCTGTGGTGCGCCCTATGGCTACGAGATGTATTATCTCAACGTCATGGCCGGACCAATGCGCAAGTGGCGCTTCCAGAACCATCCGGACCACGACTGGATCGCTCAAAGGGATGCCGGGTAA
- a CDS encoding tartrate dehydrogenase, giving the protein MRSYQIAAIPADGIGPEVIEAGSEVLAALGQRSGDVSFDLTFFDWGSDRYRKHGEMMPADGLEQLKPFDAIYFGAVGAPDVPDHITLWGLRLPICQGFDQYANVRPTKIIPGVTSPLHNVGVGDLDWVIVRENSEGEYSGNGGRTHRGLPEEVGTEVAIFTRVGVARIMRYAFKLAQSRPRKLLTVVTKSNAQRHGMVLWDEIAAEVAHEFPDVTWDKMLVDAMTVRMVKNPQSLDTIVATNLHADILSDLAGALAGSLGVAPTANIDPEHRFPSMFEPIHGSAFDITGKGIANPVATFWTASQMLDHLGELESSRRLMTAVERVCDAGILTPDVGGKATTREVTDAVIQAIHGSNS; this is encoded by the coding sequence ATGCGCAGCTATCAGATTGCAGCCATCCCGGCAGATGGCATTGGCCCGGAAGTGATCGAAGCGGGATCGGAAGTCCTGGCTGCACTCGGTCAGCGCTCCGGAGATGTCAGCTTCGACCTGACCTTTTTCGACTGGGGATCGGACCGGTACAGGAAACACGGTGAGATGATGCCCGCCGATGGCCTGGAACAGCTGAAACCCTTCGACGCGATCTATTTCGGCGCCGTTGGCGCACCGGATGTCCCCGACCACATCACGTTGTGGGGTCTCAGACTGCCGATCTGCCAGGGGTTCGACCAGTATGCCAATGTTCGGCCGACAAAAATCATCCCGGGCGTCACTTCACCTTTGCACAATGTCGGGGTTGGCGACCTGGACTGGGTGATTGTTCGGGAAAACTCAGAAGGTGAATATTCGGGCAATGGTGGACGCACCCACCGTGGCTTGCCGGAGGAAGTCGGCACCGAAGTGGCGATCTTCACTCGTGTCGGCGTCGCCCGGATCATGCGTTACGCCTTCAAGCTGGCACAATCGCGGCCGCGCAAGCTGCTCACGGTCGTGACGAAGTCGAACGCCCAACGGCACGGCATGGTTTTGTGGGACGAAATCGCGGCCGAGGTGGCGCACGAGTTTCCGGACGTCACATGGGACAAGATGCTCGTCGATGCCATGACCGTTCGCATGGTCAAGAACCCGCAGAGCCTCGACACGATCGTGGCTACCAATCTGCATGCAGACATACTTTCAGACCTTGCAGGCGCTTTGGCAGGCAGCCTCGGTGTTGCACCGACGGCCAATATCGATCCGGAGCACCGCTTTCCATCGATGTTCGAGCCCATACACGGATCAGCCTTTGATATTACCGGTAAGGGTATCGCTAATCCCGTTGCAACATTCTGGACTGCCTCGCAGATGCTCGATCATCTGGGCGAGCTGGAATCAAGCCGACGGCTGATGACCGCGGTCGAACGGGTCTGCGATGCAGGTATCCTGACGCCAGATGTCGGCGGCAAGGCGACGACGCGGGAAGTGACCGATGCCGTAATCCAGGCAATCCATGGGTCGAACAGCTGA
- a CDS encoding LysR substrate-binding domain-containing protein — MELRQLKCFITVADTLHFGRAAQKLDILPASLGRQIKMLEDSLGSRLLTRTTRSVALTQAGSDLLEDARDIVNRAEKVEATFREHQRDKASVLRIGAIDSAAVGLVPQLIPLFRDMHPEIDIQLLEQKTIRLLPRLLTGRLDIAIVRPPEVLDPRLLLRSLFYETAVVAVPNTHPLAKKDRIAVEDMADEPLIVPDKGSRPHSHDLTMKLFLEAGLPARVAQIAEEKQTIVNLVSTGVGIAIVPRWISRLAVGGVTFVSLDLPTGPAKNRLALSVAWVRDTRDASRDAFLQTLDQHLDQLAITA, encoded by the coding sequence ATGGAACTCCGCCAACTGAAGTGTTTCATCACGGTTGCAGACACGCTGCATTTTGGCCGTGCTGCTCAGAAACTCGACATCCTTCCCGCATCACTGGGGCGGCAGATCAAGATGCTGGAGGACAGTCTCGGCAGTCGGCTGCTGACGCGTACGACCCGCAGTGTTGCGCTCACACAGGCCGGGAGCGATCTGCTTGAAGATGCCCGCGACATTGTGAATCGCGCAGAAAAGGTTGAAGCCACGTTTCGGGAACACCAGAGGGACAAGGCTTCAGTCTTGCGGATCGGAGCGATCGATAGTGCGGCGGTTGGACTTGTACCTCAACTGATCCCGCTTTTCAGGGATATGCATCCGGAGATAGACATTCAACTGCTGGAGCAAAAGACCATTCGATTGCTGCCTCGCCTGCTGACAGGGCGCCTCGATATTGCGATTGTTCGTCCGCCAGAGGTTCTCGATCCTCGTCTGTTGCTGAGATCCCTATTCTATGAAACAGCGGTGGTTGCAGTTCCCAACACGCACCCGCTCGCAAAAAAGGATCGGATAGCTGTCGAGGATATGGCGGACGAACCTCTTATCGTTCCAGACAAGGGGTCGCGGCCGCACAGCCACGATTTGACGATGAAGCTTTTCCTTGAGGCAGGATTGCCTGCTCGTGTCGCGCAGATTGCCGAGGAAAAACAAACCATCGTCAATCTTGTAAGTACGGGTGTCGGGATCGCTATTGTACCAAGGTGGATTTCAAGGCTTGCCGTTGGCGGTGTGACATTCGTGTCGCTGGATTTGCCGACTGGCCCGGCGAAGAACAGGCTGGCCCTGTCAGTTGCCTGGGTCCGTGACACGCGGGACGCGTCTCGAGACGCTTTTCTGCAGACGCTCGATCAGCATCTGGACCAGCTCGCAATTACAGCTTGA
- a CDS encoding TAXI family TRAP transporter solute-binding subunit gives MKFSMTTGAFVIAALTATAAVADTIDKTGWPESFTVGTGSQGGTYFGYGTGWANIAGEELGVSGAAEVTGGPMQNMALVHSGDLPFGMTTMGPAAESIAGSNPIAPGLKMDKACAMFPMYQTPFSITALSSSGISSVADIPEGARIGFGPAGSTSDTYFPRMMEELGVKFERRNGGWSDLGSQLQDGLLDVIAFAAGVPVPAVSQLEVQTDINIIEFTEAEQAAITKAFPVANFDIAADSYTTLEAPARSVSMWNFAIANCDLPETFVYGVVKAVMSDNERMVATHKAARSTLPEFWDRNQVMKWHPGAARWFQETQGAEIPADMIYGN, from the coding sequence ATGAAATTCAGCATGACGACCGGCGCTTTTGTGATCGCCGCCTTGACCGCAACCGCAGCGGTCGCAGACACAATCGACAAGACCGGCTGGCCTGAAAGCTTTACCGTGGGCACGGGATCGCAGGGTGGAACTTATTTCGGTTACGGCACTGGCTGGGCTAACATTGCCGGTGAAGAACTTGGTGTATCCGGCGCTGCCGAGGTTACGGGCGGGCCAATGCAGAACATGGCATTGGTCCATTCCGGCGACCTGCCGTTTGGCATGACCACAATGGGCCCTGCGGCTGAATCGATTGCCGGTTCGAATCCGATCGCACCCGGTTTGAAAATGGACAAGGCCTGCGCCATGTTCCCGATGTACCAGACCCCGTTTTCTATCACCGCCCTGTCTTCCTCCGGCATCAGCTCCGTCGCCGACATTCCGGAAGGTGCCCGGATCGGGTTCGGCCCGGCCGGGTCGACGTCCGACACCTATTTCCCTCGTATGATGGAAGAACTCGGTGTCAAGTTCGAGCGCCGCAACGGCGGCTGGTCGGATCTCGGTAGTCAGCTGCAGGACGGCCTTCTGGATGTGATTGCGTTCGCCGCAGGCGTGCCGGTTCCGGCTGTTAGCCAGCTGGAAGTGCAGACTGACATCAACATCATTGAGTTTACCGAAGCAGAACAGGCCGCTATCACCAAGGCCTTTCCTGTGGCAAATTTCGACATTGCGGCAGACAGCTACACAACGCTGGAGGCTCCCGCACGATCTGTCTCCATGTGGAACTTCGCGATCGCCAATTGCGATCTGCCGGAGACCTTCGTCTATGGCGTAGTGAAAGCGGTCATGTCCGACAATGAGCGTATGGTCGCGACCCACAAGGCCGCCCGGTCGACGCTTCCGGAGTTCTGGGATCGCAACCAGGTCATGAAGTGGCATCCGGGTGCGGCCCGTTGGTTCCAGGAAACCCAGGGTGCTGAAATTCCTGCCGACATGATCTACGGTAACTGA
- a CDS encoding TRAP transporter fused permease subunit: MTDKTELSAEDVGEKVLAEGVDEEPVESNRRLFDGRAYLMMAGLSAIYAAFHMVALNGVSISAWTGITIPFLPQFPMETWNFRIAHIAGALVLGFLLFSAHIFHASAVPHRETRLVSIIALLLLVPALVSGATAVSFVNTIHSGTLPQMGGLTTWAAFPGTEIYETEVWWFGIPLFIATFGAIVAGWMERRGRERFAASDVVLAICAVVVAIYFIAIYDTAARNSVGTTFVPIGVAFAATAGSAMILELTRRVAGLALVIITAVFLVYTFTAHLLPGILAVQSAYTWQRFFGHVYSDAGILGPTTAVSSTYIILFIIFAAFLQASKVGDYFVNFAFAAAGRARGGPAKVAIFASGLMGMINGTSAGNVVATGSLTIPLMKRVGYEKKTAGAVEAAASTGGQIMPPIMGAGAFIMAEITGIPYQDIAIAAIIPAVLYFVSIYFMVDFEAAKLGMRGMRDDELPNFRDMVARVYLFVPIVILIAALFMGYSVIRAGTLATVSAAVVSWFTPHRMGLRSIVKAFELAGVMSIQIIAVCACAGIIVGVISLTGVGARFSSLLLDLAATSQLLALFFAMCIAILLGMGMPTTAAYAVAASVVAPGLVQLGIPTLTAHFFVFYFAVLSAITPPVALASYAAAGISGANPMATSVTSFKFGLAAFIVPFMFFYNSAILMDGDVLDIMRAGGTAIVGVFLLSSGVQGWFLGKVAASYLRLGLAASALLMIEGGLWTDLAGLTVAGLVFVLQRLVQPKAGESIPVRGAD; this comes from the coding sequence ATGACAGATAAGACCGAGCTGTCAGCCGAGGATGTCGGCGAAAAAGTTCTGGCTGAAGGTGTTGATGAAGAACCCGTCGAGAGCAATCGGCGTCTGTTCGACGGGCGCGCTTATCTCATGATGGCAGGTTTGTCTGCGATTTACGCTGCATTTCATATGGTCGCGCTCAATGGCGTTTCGATTTCCGCCTGGACCGGGATAACCATACCCTTCCTGCCGCAGTTTCCGATGGAGACCTGGAACTTCCGTATCGCGCACATCGCGGGCGCATTGGTACTCGGCTTTCTCCTCTTTTCCGCCCACATCTTTCATGCCTCAGCTGTGCCGCATCGCGAAACACGGCTTGTCAGTATCATTGCGTTGCTTCTGCTGGTTCCTGCCCTCGTTTCGGGAGCAACGGCAGTCAGTTTCGTCAACACGATCCATTCTGGAACACTGCCGCAAATGGGCGGATTAACGACCTGGGCGGCTTTCCCGGGTACCGAGATCTACGAAACCGAGGTCTGGTGGTTCGGCATACCCCTGTTCATTGCAACATTCGGGGCGATTGTCGCTGGCTGGATGGAGCGCCGCGGTCGTGAGCGCTTTGCTGCCTCCGATGTCGTGCTTGCCATTTGCGCTGTCGTTGTGGCGATTTATTTCATTGCGATTTATGATACTGCGGCTCGGAATTCTGTCGGCACGACATTCGTTCCGATCGGTGTTGCCTTTGCGGCAACGGCAGGATCTGCAATGATCCTGGAACTCACCCGTCGGGTCGCGGGCCTTGCCCTGGTCATCATCACTGCTGTCTTCCTAGTCTACACGTTCACCGCCCACCTGCTGCCCGGCATTCTGGCGGTGCAAAGCGCCTACACATGGCAGCGCTTCTTCGGTCATGTCTATTCCGACGCCGGGATACTGGGGCCCACCACCGCCGTTTCTTCGACGTATATCATTCTCTTCATCATTTTTGCCGCCTTCCTGCAGGCCTCCAAAGTGGGCGACTATTTTGTGAATTTCGCCTTCGCCGCGGCCGGGCGTGCGCGTGGCGGTCCAGCGAAAGTGGCTATCTTCGCGTCCGGACTGATGGGCATGATCAACGGCACCTCCGCCGGGAATGTCGTTGCCACTGGCTCGCTCACGATTCCGCTTATGAAACGGGTCGGCTACGAAAAGAAGACTGCAGGGGCCGTTGAGGCCGCCGCTTCCACGGGCGGCCAGATCATGCCGCCCATAATGGGGGCAGGGGCCTTTATCATGGCCGAGATCACGGGCATTCCCTACCAGGATATCGCGATTGCCGCGATCATTCCGGCCGTTCTCTACTTTGTCTCCATCTATTTCATGGTTGACTTCGAAGCAGCAAAACTCGGTATGCGCGGCATGCGTGACGACGAGCTCCCTAACTTCCGGGACATGGTGGCGCGTGTCTATCTCTTCGTGCCTATCGTCATTCTGATCGCGGCCCTCTTCATGGGGTATTCGGTCATCCGTGCCGGGACGCTGGCAACCGTCTCAGCAGCTGTCGTCTCCTGGTTCACGCCGCACCGCATGGGGCTTCGCTCGATCGTCAAGGCCTTCGAGCTGGCTGGCGTGATGTCGATCCAGATCATCGCCGTGTGTGCCTGTGCTGGCATCATAGTCGGCGTCATCAGCCTGACGGGTGTCGGGGCCCGTTTCTCAAGTCTGCTTCTTGACCTGGCGGCAACCAGTCAGCTCCTGGCCCTCTTCTTTGCCATGTGCATTGCGATCCTTCTGGGTATGGGCATGCCGACAACTGCTGCCTATGCGGTTGCGGCCTCAGTGGTGGCTCCGGGATTGGTTCAGCTGGGCATTCCAACGCTGACGGCACATTTCTTCGTCTTTTATTTCGCCGTTCTGTCGGCAATTACACCACCGGTGGCGTTGGCGAGCTACGCAGCCGCGGGGATCTCCGGCGCGAACCCGATGGCCACTTCCGTCACCTCTTTCAAGTTCGGGCTGGCCGCGTTCATTGTACCGTTCATGTTCTTCTACAATTCGGCGATTCTCATGGACGGCGATGTCCTCGACATCATGCGCGCCGGTGGAACGGCAATCGTAGGCGTGTTCCTGCTGAGCTCAGGCGTCCAGGGCTGGTTCCTCGGCAAGGTCGCCGCGTCCTACTTGCGGCTTGGCCTTGCCGCGTCTGCTCTGTTGATGATCGAGGGGGGGCTTTGGACAGACCTCGCCGGGTTGACGGTTGCAGGTCTGGTATTTGTTCTTCAGCGCCTTGTTCAACCCAAAGCTGGAGAGAGCATTCCCGTGCGCGGGGCAGATTAG
- a CDS encoding site-specific integrase, producing MHGPTAWMLYLYQTNMKEARGLNAKTISARMRHLGQFATSLGDKELTRLTQDDIINFKKGLNATDHGETTGDRTLAAPTIVQTCHDLKTFLEWLTKQSGYRSLQRDLCDYCTPPRRLTAIAHTPKTKHVPSAADIVSTLAAMPQTTLQDRRDRAVIAFLFLTGIRDGALISLRLKHVDVVGRRVLQDAREVKTKFSKTMRTTWFPVENDISAIVTRWVEERHTSGAEGDDPLFPRTPSAVRSPRANHKEEFWRTAAPVREIIRKATCAAGLPYFRPHSIRATLARMCLTWAQSPEELKALSQNLGHEDMATTMEHYATLGEGRQRQLINGIWERVEFRDTDRELTDLINRVSPADRGVLKAMAQALLKS from the coding sequence ATGCACGGCCCTACGGCGTGGATGCTCTATTTATACCAAACGAACATGAAAGAGGCCCGGGGACTGAACGCCAAAACAATCAGTGCCCGGATGCGGCACCTCGGGCAGTTCGCGACCAGCCTTGGAGACAAGGAGCTCACCAGACTGACGCAAGATGACATCATAAACTTCAAAAAGGGACTGAATGCGACGGATCACGGAGAGACCACAGGGGACAGAACTCTGGCGGCACCAACCATCGTGCAGACCTGCCACGATCTGAAGACCTTCCTAGAGTGGTTGACCAAACAATCAGGCTACAGATCCCTTCAAAGGGACCTCTGTGATTATTGCACGCCACCTCGTCGCTTGACTGCCATCGCCCACACACCGAAAACAAAACATGTTCCGTCGGCAGCGGACATAGTCTCAACACTCGCGGCCATGCCTCAGACAACATTGCAGGACCGGCGGGACCGAGCAGTGATTGCCTTTCTGTTCCTCACCGGCATACGGGATGGTGCCCTTATCAGTTTGCGTCTCAAGCATGTGGACGTAGTAGGACGCCGTGTTCTCCAGGATGCCAGGGAAGTTAAAACCAAGTTTTCCAAGACCATGCGAACGACATGGTTTCCGGTAGAAAATGACATTTCTGCGATCGTGACGCGCTGGGTAGAGGAGAGACACACCTCAGGAGCAGAAGGCGATGATCCGCTCTTTCCAAGAACACCCAGTGCGGTTCGTAGCCCCCGCGCTAACCATAAGGAGGAATTCTGGAGAACGGCCGCGCCGGTGCGGGAGATCATCAGGAAGGCAACTTGCGCTGCAGGCCTCCCTTACTTTCGTCCTCATTCGATCAGGGCCACATTAGCCCGCATGTGCCTGACCTGGGCGCAATCACCTGAGGAACTGAAGGCTCTCAGCCAAAATCTGGGTCATGAAGACATGGCGACGACCATGGAGCACTACGCGACGCTCGGTGAAGGCCGTCAGCGTCAGTTGATCAATGGCATTTGGGAACGCGTTGAATTTCGAGACACAGATAGAGAACTTACAGATCTGATCAATCGAGTCTCGCCAGCAGATAGAGGTGTATTAAAGGCGATGGCACAAGCCCTTCTGAAGAGTTGA